One window of Actinomycetota bacterium genomic DNA carries:
- a CDS encoding MaoC family dehydratase N-terminal domain-containing protein translates to MSAEAAGLDAEVAEWVGYTLDAGPGNIVCERGYILHWAESVEDANPLWWDETVAEQLTSGWIAPPSMLSVWMRPLMFRPDVPDGDEPIRPLEVHFRLKDALDLPEGVVTYNEIEFHEPVRPGDLISTRQTVSQISAPRTNRLGTGRYWRIDVTYTNQRGEVAGIETYNMFGYRRGPASQGSATNSDTRGQSGAPNHSSSQEVNAGGAAGPSLPELAVDVTARTVVMGASASRDWQPQHHDHAWAMAKQGTDIFLNTPNQAGWIERYVTDWTGPGGRLGKMRFRMKASIQPGHRMVFDGAVTGRHTDDIGCSWTDLRVTISVEDRIMTEAAVRVALPTDAEDNPWARSGDRWQPAAAGDLED, encoded by the coding sequence GTGAGTGCCGAGGCGGCTGGGCTCGACGCGGAGGTCGCGGAGTGGGTCGGCTACACGCTCGACGCGGGCCCCGGCAACATCGTCTGCGAGCGCGGCTACATCCTCCACTGGGCCGAGTCGGTCGAGGATGCCAACCCGCTGTGGTGGGACGAGACGGTGGCGGAGCAGCTCACGAGCGGCTGGATCGCCCCGCCGTCGATGCTGTCGGTGTGGATGCGGCCGCTGATGTTCCGTCCTGACGTGCCGGACGGCGACGAGCCGATCCGGCCACTGGAGGTGCACTTCCGGCTGAAGGACGCGCTCGACCTCCCCGAGGGGGTGGTCACCTACAACGAGATCGAGTTCCACGAGCCGGTCCGCCCCGGTGACCTCATCTCCACGCGCCAGACCGTCAGCCAGATCAGCGCGCCCCGGACCAACCGGCTCGGCACGGGGCGCTACTGGCGTATCGACGTCACCTACACCAACCAGCGCGGTGAGGTCGCAGGCATCGAGACCTACAACATGTTCGGCTACCGGCGAGGTCCCGCTTCGCAGGGGTCCGCCACGAACTCGGATACTCGGGGGCAGTCAGGTGCCCCCAACCATTCAAGTTCGCAGGAGGTCAACGCCGGCGGGGCGGCCGGGCCGTCGCTGCCGGAGCTGGCGGTCGACGTGACCGCCCGCACGGTGGTGATGGGGGCGTCGGCGAGCCGCGACTGGCAGCCCCAGCACCACGACCACGCCTGGGCCATGGCCAAGCAGGGGACCGACATCTTCCTCAACACCCCCAACCAGGCGGGGTGGATCGAGCGCTACGTCACCGACTGGACCGGGCCGGGCGGGCGCCTGGGGAAGATGCGCTTCCGCATGAAGGCCAGCATCCAGCCAGGGCACCGGATGGTGTTCGACGGGGCGGTCACGGGCCGGCACACCGATGACATCGGCTGCAGCTGGACCGACCTGCGCGTCACGATCAGCGTGGAGGACCGGATCATGACCGAGGCGGCCGTACGCGTCGCGCTGCCGACGGACGCCGAGGACAACCCGTGGGCGCGCAGCGGCGACCGGTGGCAGCCAGCCGCCGCCGGTGATCTGGAGGACTAG
- a CDS encoding acyl-CoA/acyl-ACP dehydrogenase produces MDLTWTDEQQALREAVRGFLEERHGPEVVRKLEDDPTGFARPVWDGLAQMDLLGLCLPEEYGGSGMGALELVVLHEELGRALVSAPHLVSNVIAAEMLLAAGSDEQRGAWLPRIATGGAILTVAWHEPQRSDGPEGVALTGKADGDAFRLSGTKIRLPFASSADRIIVLARTGDAPTDIGAFLLDPSGPGVTLTHTTVLSSEAEFQLDLDDVEVAATDLLGDPGAGWAALEAALLDGRIAAAAYAIGGARKALDMQVAYAKERVQFDKPIGSFQGLAHPIADLATELVGAEVLVWQAAWRRDQGEDVAPLIHLAKYEACDVYKRVTKQAQQVYGGIGFTRAIDVQLYTRRAKQLELSWGGPGRMLEAVAAPELDGTPFVGITSAFGGFGAGKDPAIGSVLPPSGLLEHSDTDLL; encoded by the coding sequence ATGGACCTCACGTGGACCGACGAGCAGCAGGCGCTGCGCGAGGCGGTGCGCGGCTTCCTCGAGGAGCGGCACGGGCCGGAGGTGGTCCGCAAGCTCGAGGACGACCCCACCGGGTTCGCCCGCCCCGTCTGGGACGGGCTCGCCCAGATGGACCTGTTGGGCCTGTGCCTGCCCGAGGAGTACGGCGGCTCGGGGATGGGCGCGCTCGAGCTCGTCGTCCTCCACGAGGAACTCGGCCGCGCGCTGGTCAGCGCCCCGCACCTCGTGAGCAACGTCATCGCCGCGGAGATGCTGCTCGCCGCGGGGTCGGACGAGCAGCGGGGCGCGTGGTTGCCCCGGATCGCGACCGGCGGCGCCATCCTCACGGTGGCCTGGCACGAGCCGCAGCGCTCCGACGGGCCGGAGGGAGTCGCGCTGACCGGCAAGGCGGACGGCGACGCGTTCCGGCTGTCGGGGACGAAGATCCGCCTCCCGTTCGCGTCGAGCGCGGACCGCATCATCGTGCTCGCGCGTACCGGCGACGCCCCGACCGACATCGGGGCGTTCCTGCTCGACCCGTCCGGTCCCGGCGTGACCCTGACACACACCACGGTGCTGTCGTCGGAGGCGGAGTTCCAGCTCGACCTCGACGACGTCGAGGTCGCCGCGACGGACCTCCTCGGTGACCCCGGTGCCGGGTGGGCGGCGTTGGAGGCCGCCTTGCTCGACGGGCGCATCGCGGCGGCCGCCTACGCCATCGGCGGGGCGCGCAAGGCACTCGACATGCAGGTGGCCTACGCCAAGGAACGGGTCCAGTTCGACAAGCCGATCGGATCGTTCCAGGGCCTCGCCCACCCCATCGCCGACCTCGCCACCGAACTGGTCGGAGCCGAGGTGCTCGTGTGGCAGGCCGCGTGGCGGCGCGACCAGGGGGAGGACGTCGCCCCGCTGATCCACCTTGCCAAGTACGAGGCGTGCGACGTCTACAAGCGCGTCACCAAGCAGGCCCAGCAGGTCTACGGCGGCATCGGCTTCACCCGTGCCATCGACGTGCAGCTCTACACCCGACGCGCCAAGCAGCTCGAGCTGAGCTGGGGCGGTCCGGGGCGCATGCTCGAGGCGGTCGCCGCCCCCGAGCTCGATGGCACCCCGTTCGTCGGCATCACCTCCGCGTTCGGCGGCTTCGGGGCAGGCAAGGACCCAGCGATTGGGTCCGTGCTACCGCCCTCCGGGCTGCTTGAGCACAGCGATACGGACCTGCTGTGA
- a CDS encoding CoA transferase, giving the protein MLVGVRVLDTSTVGPGSRCSAWLADLGADVIKVGRLSGGIEPVWHAYGAGRGTRQVRIDLQDERGVGAFLALVATADVVLDSYRPGVADRLGVGYDACRSANPAIVYAAPTGYGQDGPYADWAGHDLNYLAVAGFLGAQGRRADGAPTIPGATVADSAGGGMHAAMSILAALLRRERTGEGAYLDVSATEGVLSLMSLHVDEALAAGAEPGPGSNVLLGRYACYDVYRCADDRFVAVGAIEARFFANLVRLLELPEELAAAQYDEERQDELRAALSERFATKDRGEWVAQLAPHDTCVAPVLAVSEVPDDPHLAARGAFGAAIHPEHGTVRQVAAVIAGAVRSTEPMPTRVGTQTREVLAEAGVDDLDTLFEQGVVA; this is encoded by the coding sequence ATGCTCGTCGGCGTGCGCGTGCTCGACACCTCCACGGTCGGGCCGGGATCGCGCTGCTCGGCGTGGCTGGCCGACCTCGGGGCGGACGTCATCAAGGTCGGGCGCCTGTCGGGAGGCATCGAGCCGGTGTGGCACGCCTACGGGGCGGGGCGCGGCACGCGCCAGGTCCGCATCGACCTGCAGGACGAGCGCGGCGTCGGGGCGTTCCTCGCGCTGGTCGCGACGGCGGATGTCGTGCTCGACAGCTACCGCCCCGGCGTCGCCGACCGTCTCGGCGTCGGATACGACGCCTGCCGTTCTGCGAACCCGGCCATCGTGTACGCGGCGCCGACCGGGTACGGCCAGGACGGTCCCTACGCGGACTGGGCCGGTCACGACCTCAACTACCTCGCGGTCGCGGGCTTCCTCGGGGCGCAGGGTCGGCGCGCCGACGGGGCGCCGACCATCCCGGGCGCGACCGTCGCCGACTCCGCCGGAGGCGGCATGCACGCGGCGATGTCCATCCTCGCGGCGCTGCTGCGTCGGGAGCGCACCGGCGAGGGCGCGTACCTCGACGTCTCCGCGACCGAGGGTGTGCTGTCGCTGATGAGCCTGCACGTAGACGAGGCGCTCGCCGCCGGCGCCGAGCCCGGCCCTGGCAGCAACGTGCTGTTGGGGCGCTACGCCTGTTACGACGTGTACCGCTGCGCCGACGATCGCTTCGTCGCCGTCGGGGCCATCGAGGCGCGCTTCTTCGCCAACCTCGTCCGCCTGCTCGAGCTGCCCGAGGAACTCGCCGCCGCGCAGTACGACGAGGAACGACAGGATGAGCTGCGCGCGGCGCTGTCCGAGCGCTTCGCCACGAAGGACCGCGGCGAGTGGGTGGCGCAGCTCGCCCCGCACGACACCTGCGTCGCGCCGGTGCTCGCCGTCAGCGAGGTGCCGGACGATCCCCACCTCGCGGCGCGCGGGGCGTTCGGGGCGGCGATCCACCCCGAGCACGGCACCGTGAGGCAGGTCGCGGCGGTCATCGCCGGGGCGGTGCGGTCAACGGAACCGATGCCCACGCGGGTCGGGACGCAGACCCGCGAGGTGCTCGCGGAGGCCGGCGTCGATGACCTCGACACGCTGTTCGAGCAGGGGGTGGTGGCGTGA
- a CDS encoding acyl-CoA dehydrogenase family protein → MDFEFTAEERAFQDEVRAFIRDHYDPDVMDPRREGMAQLVDTPKRREFMHAMADMGWLGLSWPAEYGGRGASAGLHEYLLNEELAAVGAPYIGKDVGIVGKTLIRHGSDELKDEFLPRIRRGEVEFAIGYTEPDAGSDLASLSCRATRDDERGGWVINGQKRFTTSAHFADWYWLAARTDPDAPRKHEGVTLFLLPMDAEGIQITDMPTIGDERVNEVFLDDVFVPDRYVVGEVGRGFYYVSEALDFERFTLYTVSAYLKKYERFRDWVRTAERDGEPLRDDPEIRRTLATFAVRFELAKMLTLKVISKAAAGEVPNIEAAMFKLWTTRLGQQLADAFLELAGAAGVLKRDQPNAPLDGIFEMTYRYSIVDTIGAGTSEVQRDIIARRGLGLPVQR, encoded by the coding sequence TTGGACTTCGAGTTCACCGCCGAGGAGCGCGCCTTCCAGGACGAGGTGCGTGCGTTCATCCGCGACCACTACGACCCTGACGTGATGGATCCGCGCCGCGAGGGGATGGCGCAGCTCGTCGACACGCCGAAGCGGCGCGAGTTCATGCACGCGATGGCCGACATGGGCTGGCTCGGCCTCTCCTGGCCCGCGGAGTACGGAGGTCGGGGCGCCTCCGCGGGGTTGCACGAGTACCTGCTGAACGAGGAGCTTGCCGCGGTCGGGGCGCCCTACATCGGCAAGGACGTCGGCATCGTCGGCAAGACACTCATCCGCCACGGTAGCGACGAGCTCAAGGACGAGTTCCTGCCGCGCATCCGCCGCGGCGAGGTCGAGTTCGCGATCGGTTACACCGAGCCCGACGCGGGCTCCGACCTCGCGAGCCTCAGTTGCCGCGCCACCCGCGACGACGAGCGGGGCGGGTGGGTCATCAACGGCCAGAAGCGCTTCACGACCTCGGCCCACTTCGCCGACTGGTACTGGCTCGCCGCGCGCACCGACCCTGACGCCCCGCGCAAGCACGAGGGCGTCACGCTGTTCCTGCTGCCGATGGACGCCGAGGGCATCCAGATCACCGACATGCCCACCATCGGCGACGAGCGCGTGAACGAGGTCTTCCTCGACGACGTGTTCGTCCCCGACCGCTACGTCGTCGGCGAGGTCGGCCGCGGCTTCTACTACGTATCCGAGGCGCTCGACTTCGAGCGCTTCACGCTCTACACCGTCAGCGCCTACCTCAAGAAGTACGAGCGCTTCCGCGACTGGGTCCGCACCGCGGAGCGCGATGGCGAGCCGCTGCGCGACGACCCCGAGATCCGTCGCACCCTGGCCACCTTCGCGGTGAGGTTCGAGCTCGCCAAGATGCTGACGCTCAAGGTCATCAGCAAGGCCGCTGCCGGTGAGGTACCCAACATCGAAGCGGCGATGTTCAAGCTGTGGACCACGCGCCTGGGCCAGCAGCTCGCCGACGCCTTCCTCGAGTTGGCGGGTGCAGCCGGCGTCCTGAAGCGCGACCAACCCAACGCCCCGCTCGACGGCATCTTCGAGATGACCTACCGCTACTCGATCGTCGACACCATCGGGGCGGGCACGTCGGAGGTGCAGCGCGACATCATCGCGCGCCGTGGTCTCGGCCTGCCGGTCCAGCGCTGA